A genome region from Mycolicibacterium litorale includes the following:
- a CDS encoding NAD(P)H-dependent glycerol-3-phosphate dehydrogenase — MVTAAVMGSGAWGTATAKVLADAGNSVTLWARRPEIAEEINDTHRNSGYLADVDLPKTIHATADPAEALAGACTVVLGVPAQSLRTNLGQWKGLIGDDVTLVSLAKGIELDTLMRMSQVITQVTGVDAARVAVVTGPNLAHEIADEQPAATVVACSDSGRAVALQRALATGYLRPYTNADVVGAEIGGACKNVIALACGMAVGVGLGENTVAAIITRGLAEIMRLGIALGAKPATLAGLAGVGDLVATCTSMKSRNRTFGERLGRGGTMESALQAAGGHVAEGVTSCQSVLALAASYDVEMPLTDAVNRVCHKGLSVDEAVVLLLGRSTKPE; from the coding sequence GTGGTGACGGCGGCGGTGATGGGTTCCGGTGCGTGGGGGACGGCGACGGCCAAAGTGCTCGCTGACGCGGGTAACTCGGTGACGCTATGGGCGCGCCGGCCCGAGATCGCCGAGGAGATCAACGACACCCACCGCAACAGCGGCTATCTCGCCGACGTCGATCTGCCCAAGACGATCCACGCCACCGCCGACCCCGCCGAGGCGCTCGCCGGTGCGTGCACGGTCGTGCTCGGGGTGCCCGCCCAGAGTCTCCGGACCAACCTGGGGCAGTGGAAGGGCCTCATCGGCGACGACGTCACGCTGGTGAGCCTGGCCAAGGGCATCGAGCTCGACACGCTCATGCGGATGAGTCAGGTCATCACCCAGGTGACCGGCGTCGACGCGGCCCGTGTCGCGGTGGTGACCGGACCGAACCTCGCCCATGAGATCGCCGACGAACAGCCCGCCGCGACCGTGGTCGCCTGCAGCGACAGCGGGCGCGCGGTCGCCCTGCAACGCGCGCTGGCCACCGGCTACCTGCGGCCCTACACCAACGCCGACGTGGTCGGCGCCGAGATCGGCGGGGCGTGCAAGAACGTCATCGCGCTGGCGTGCGGGATGGCCGTCGGCGTGGGCCTGGGGGAGAACACGGTCGCGGCGATCATCACCCGGGGGCTCGCCGAGATCATGCGGCTGGGAATCGCGCTGGGCGCCAAACCCGCGACGTTGGCCGGGCTGGCCGGCGTCGGCGACCTCGTGGCCACGTGCACGTCGATGAAGTCGCGCAACCGGACGTTCGGCGAGCGGTTGGGACGCGGCGGCACCATGGAGTCGGCGCTGCAGGCCGCCGGCGGACACGTGGCCGAGGGCGTGACGTCGTGTCAGTCGGTGCTGGCGCTGGCCGCCAGCTACGACGTCGAGATGCCGCTCACCGACGCCGTCAATCGCGTGTGTCACAAGGGCCTGTCCGTCGACGAAGCCGTCGTCCTGCTGCTGGGCCGCAGCACCAAACCGGAGTGA
- the cofC gene encoding 2-phospho-L-lactate guanylyltransferase: protein MRGSTSNGAAPPGMRADAAVVIAVKRLGAAKTRLAPVFDPHTRETVVLAMLVDTITAAVAVAPVIVVTPDPVAADAARALGAQVLTDPTPAGHPDPLNNAIGAAEAVLREMTPNVVALQGDLPALQSRELSEAIAAARLHPRSFVGDRHGTGTSALFAFGVPLDPRFGPDSAQQHRRSGAVELTAPWPGLRCDIDTPDDLETARGLGVGPQTARAIGVRR, encoded by the coding sequence ATGCGCGGCTCGACAAGCAACGGCGCCGCCCCGCCCGGCATGCGCGCGGACGCGGCGGTGGTCATCGCCGTCAAACGCCTGGGTGCCGCCAAGACGAGGCTGGCGCCGGTCTTCGACCCGCACACCCGCGAGACGGTGGTCCTCGCGATGCTGGTCGACACGATCACGGCGGCGGTCGCGGTCGCCCCGGTCATCGTCGTCACCCCCGACCCCGTCGCCGCCGACGCGGCACGCGCACTGGGTGCACAGGTGCTCACCGACCCCACCCCGGCCGGCCACCCGGACCCGCTCAACAACGCGATCGGCGCCGCCGAAGCGGTGCTGCGTGAGATGACCCCGAATGTGGTTGCGCTGCAAGGTGATCTGCCCGCGTTGCAGTCGCGGGAACTCAGCGAGGCGATCGCCGCGGCCCGGCTGCACCCCCGCAGCTTCGTCGGTGACCGGCACGGCACCGGCACATCGGCGCTGTTCGCGTTCGGCGTCCCCCTCGACCCGCGGTTCGGCCCGGATTCCGCGCAGCAGCACCGCCGTTCGGGCGCCGTCGAGCTGACCGCGCCATGGCCCGGTCTGCGATGTGACATCGACACCCCCGACGACCTGGAGACCGCGCGTGGTCTCGGAGTGGGTCCGCAGACGGCACGCGCCATCGGCGTCCGAAGGTGA
- a CDS encoding RNA degradosome polyphosphate kinase: MTEAEAGIRTDSSERTTGDSTPEAPPAATSPAIDNALPEDRYLNRELSWLDFNARVLALAADPSLPLLERAKFLAIFASNLDEFYMVRVAGLKRRDEMGLSVRSADGLSPREQLRRISERTQQIASRHARVFLDAVRPSLADEGIVIVTWSELDESERSQLSTYFHEQVFPVLTPLAVDPAHPFPFVSGLSLNLAITVRQPEDGGQHFARIKVPDNVDRFVRLGVRGSTGEVVRFLPMEELIAAFLPVLFPGLEIVEHHAFRITRNADFEVEEDRDEDLLQALERELARRRFGSPVRLEVSDDMTESMLELLLRELDVDPSDVVEVPGLLDLSALWQIYAVDRPALKDRPFVPATPPAFGERETPKSIFSTLRDGDVLVHHPYDSFSTTVQRFIEQAAADPNVLAIKQTLYRTSGDSPIVNALIDAAEAGKQVVALVEIKARFDEQANIKWARALEQAGVHVVYGLIGLKTHCKTALVVRREGSMIRRYCHIGTGNYNPKTARLYEDVGLLTAAPDIGADLTDLFNSLTGYSRKVSYRNLLVAPHGVRKGIIERIEREVAAARDGAEGRIRLKANALVDEQVIDALYRASQAGVRVEVVVRGICALRPGVPGFSDNIVVRSILGRFLEHSRIIHFRAIDEYWIGSADMMHRNLDRRVEVMAQVKDPRLTGQLNDVFESALDPATRCWELGQDGHWTALPHEGETVRDHQVSLMHRHRHP, translated from the coding sequence ATGACCGAAGCCGAGGCCGGGATCCGTACGGACAGCAGTGAGCGGACGACAGGTGACTCCACCCCGGAGGCACCGCCCGCCGCGACGTCGCCGGCGATCGACAACGCCCTGCCGGAAGACCGGTACCTCAACCGCGAACTGAGCTGGCTGGACTTCAACGCGCGGGTGCTGGCGCTGGCGGCCGATCCGTCCCTGCCGCTGCTCGAGCGGGCGAAGTTCCTCGCGATCTTCGCGTCGAACCTCGACGAGTTCTACATGGTGCGCGTCGCCGGCCTCAAACGGCGCGACGAGATGGGGCTGTCGGTCCGGTCGGCAGACGGTCTGTCGCCGCGTGAGCAGTTGCGCCGGATCAGCGAGCGCACCCAGCAGATCGCGTCGCGCCACGCGCGGGTGTTCCTCGACGCGGTGCGCCCGTCGCTGGCCGACGAGGGCATCGTCATCGTCACGTGGTCGGAGCTCGACGAGAGCGAGCGCAGCCAGTTGTCGACGTACTTCCACGAGCAGGTGTTCCCGGTGCTGACCCCGCTGGCGGTGGACCCGGCGCACCCGTTCCCGTTCGTCAGCGGCCTGTCGCTGAACCTCGCGATCACCGTGCGGCAGCCCGAGGACGGCGGACAGCACTTCGCCCGAATCAAGGTGCCCGACAACGTCGACCGGTTCGTCCGGCTCGGCGTGCGCGGCAGCACCGGTGAGGTGGTGCGGTTCCTGCCGATGGAGGAACTGATCGCGGCGTTCCTGCCGGTGTTGTTCCCCGGTCTGGAGATCGTCGAGCACCACGCCTTCCGGATCACCCGCAACGCGGACTTCGAAGTCGAGGAGGATCGCGACGAAGACCTGCTGCAGGCGCTCGAACGTGAACTGGCGCGCAGGCGGTTCGGCTCCCCGGTGCGCCTCGAGGTCTCCGACGACATGACCGAGAGCATGCTCGAACTGCTGCTGCGCGAACTCGACGTCGACCCGAGCGACGTGGTCGAGGTGCCCGGCCTGCTCGACCTCTCGGCGCTGTGGCAGATCTACGCCGTCGACCGGCCGGCACTCAAGGACCGGCCGTTCGTCCCCGCCACCCCACCGGCTTTCGGCGAACGCGAGACTCCGAAAAGCATCTTCTCGACGCTGCGCGACGGTGACGTGCTGGTGCACCACCCCTACGATTCGTTCTCCACGACCGTGCAGCGCTTCATCGAGCAGGCCGCGGCCGATCCGAACGTGCTCGCCATCAAGCAGACCCTCTACCGCACCTCCGGCGACTCCCCGATCGTCAACGCGCTCATCGACGCCGCGGAAGCAGGCAAACAGGTCGTGGCGCTCGTCGAGATCAAGGCCCGCTTCGACGAACAGGCCAACATCAAATGGGCGCGCGCGCTGGAGCAGGCGGGCGTCCACGTGGTCTACGGTCTGATCGGGCTCAAGACGCACTGCAAGACCGCGCTCGTCGTCCGCCGTGAAGGGTCGATGATCCGGCGCTACTGCCACATCGGGACCGGCAACTACAACCCGAAGACCGCGCGCCTGTACGAGGACGTCGGTCTGCTCACCGCCGCGCCGGACATCGGCGCCGACCTGACCGATCTGTTCAACTCGCTGACCGGATACTCCCGCAAGGTGTCCTACCGCAACCTCCTGGTGGCGCCGCACGGCGTGCGCAAGGGCATCATCGAGCGCATCGAGCGCGAGGTGGCGGCCGCCCGCGACGGCGCCGAAGGCCGGATCCGGCTGAAGGCCAACGCGTTGGTCGACGAACAGGTCATCGATGCGCTCTACCGCGCCTCGCAGGCCGGTGTCCGCGTCGAGGTGGTCGTGCGCGGCATCTGCGCGCTGCGACCCGGCGTCCCGGGGTTCTCCGACAACATCGTGGTGCGCTCGATCCTCGGCCGGTTCCTCGAGCACTCGCGGATCATCCACTTCCGCGCCATCGACGAATACTGGATCGGCAGCGCGGACATGATGCACCGCAACCTCGACCGCCGTGTCGAGGTGATGGCGCAGGTGAAGGATCCGCGGCTGACCGGACAACTCAACGACGTCTTCGAATCGGCTCTGGATCCGGCGACGCGGTGCTGGGAACTGGGTCAGGACGGGCACTGGACCGCCCTGCCGCACGAGGGTGAGACCGTCCGCGACCACCAGGTGTCGCTGATGCACCGCCATCGCCACCCGTGA
- the mutT1 gene encoding 8-oxo-(d)GTP phosphatase MutT1, with protein MSKVKSANAVVTPAKTVLAAGAVLWRPGMDASAPEVAVIHRPRYDDWSLPKGKVDPGETEPVTAVREVLEETGYSCVLGRRLASVGYPIEQGTKKVRYWAARAVDGCFAPNDEVDELVWLPVREAIGRLGYPHDRKVLRRFAKVPPDTRTVLVVRHATAGSKSRYRGDDRKRPLDKHGRAQAESLVGQLLAFGADRIYAADRTRCEQTVEPLADELGETVHSEPELTEEAYAEDKKAARRRLLEIVAEEGDAGHTPVICSQGKVIPHLIEWWCDRDGVRPDKSRNRKGSTWVMSLAGGRLVAADHIGSPLGRK; from the coding sequence GTGTCGAAGGTCAAGTCGGCGAATGCCGTTGTCACGCCTGCCAAGACCGTCCTGGCGGCCGGTGCGGTGCTGTGGCGGCCCGGCATGGATGCGTCCGCACCCGAGGTCGCGGTCATCCACCGCCCCCGCTACGACGACTGGTCACTGCCCAAGGGGAAGGTGGACCCCGGGGAGACCGAACCCGTGACGGCCGTCCGCGAGGTGCTCGAGGAGACCGGGTACTCGTGTGTGCTCGGCCGGCGGCTGGCGTCGGTGGGTTACCCGATCGAGCAGGGCACCAAGAAGGTCCGTTACTGGGCGGCCCGCGCGGTCGACGGGTGCTTCGCCCCCAACGACGAAGTCGACGAACTGGTCTGGCTGCCCGTGCGGGAGGCGATCGGGCGCCTGGGCTATCCCCATGACCGGAAGGTGCTGCGCCGGTTCGCCAAGGTGCCCCCGGACACCCGGACGGTCCTCGTCGTGCGGCATGCCACGGCGGGAAGCAAATCCCGGTACCGGGGCGACGACCGCAAACGGCCGTTGGACAAGCACGGTCGGGCGCAGGCGGAGTCGTTGGTGGGCCAGCTCCTGGCGTTCGGGGCCGACCGGATCTACGCGGCGGACCGGACTCGGTGCGAGCAGACGGTCGAGCCGCTGGCCGATGAACTCGGCGAGACCGTGCATTCGGAGCCGGAGCTGACCGAGGAGGCCTACGCCGAGGACAAGAAGGCGGCGCGGCGGCGGCTGCTGGAGATCGTCGCCGAGGAGGGCGACGCGGGGCACACACCCGTGATCTGCTCTCAGGGCAAGGTCATTCCCCACCTGATCGAGTGGTGGTGCGACCGCGACGGTGTCCGTCCGGACAAGTCCCGCAACCGCAAGGGCAGCACCTGGGTGATGTCGCTGGCCGGCGGTCGGCTGGTCGCCGCCGACCACATCGGCAGCCCGCTGGGCAGGAAGTAG
- a CDS encoding HU family DNA-binding protein produces MNKAELIDALTTKMGTDRRQATAAVENVVDTIVRAVHKGDSVTITGFGVFEQRRRAARVARNPRTGETVKVKPTSVPAFRPGAQFKAIVSGSQKLASEGPAVKRGVAAAPAKRAAKKAPAKKTAAKKTTAAAKKSAPAKKSTAAAKKTAPAKKSTAAKKTTATAAAKKSAPAKKSTAAAKKTAPAKKAATKAPAKKAAAKAPAKKASTTAAKKTASKAPARKAPAKKGRK; encoded by the coding sequence ATGAACAAAGCGGAGCTTATCGACGCACTGACAACCAAAATGGGCACCGACCGTCGGCAAGCCACCGCCGCGGTCGAGAACGTCGTCGACACCATCGTGCGTGCGGTGCACAAGGGCGACAGCGTGACCATCACCGGTTTCGGCGTCTTCGAACAGCGTCGGCGCGCGGCACGTGTCGCACGTAACCCGCGCACGGGCGAGACGGTGAAGGTCAAGCCGACCTCGGTGCCCGCGTTCCGTCCCGGCGCACAGTTCAAGGCGATCGTCTCCGGCTCGCAGAAGCTCGCGTCCGAAGGCCCCGCCGTCAAGCGTGGCGTCGCGGCCGCACCGGCCAAGCGTGCCGCGAAGAAGGCGCCCGCCAAGAAGACCGCAGCGAAGAAGACGACCGCCGCCGCCAAGAAGTCGGCGCCGGCGAAGAAGTCGACTGCCGCGGCGAAGAAGACGGCGCCGGCCAAGAAGTCGACCGCCGCCAAGAAGACGACCGCGACGGCGGCTGCCAAGAAGTCGGCACCGGCCAAGAAGTCGACTGCCGCGGCGAAGAAGACGGCTCCGGCCAAGAAGGCCGCCACCAAGGCTCCGGCCAAGAAGGCCGCGGCCAAGGCGCCGGCCAAGAAGGCCAGCACCACCGCCGCCAAGAAGACGGCCAGCAAGGCTCCGGCCCGCAAGGCGCCGGCCAAGAAGGGCCGCAAGTAA
- the leuD gene encoding 3-isopropylmalate dehydratase small subunit: MEAFRTHTGIGVPLRRSNVDTDQIIPAVYLKRVTRTGFEDGLFAAWRNDPSFVLNLPPFDKGSVLVAGPDFGTGSSREHAVWALMDFGFRVVISSRFADIFRGNAGKAGLLAAEVNQNDVELLWKLIEQNPGLEITVNLQDRNVIAGTVVVPFTIDDYTAWRLLEGLDDIGLTLRKLDAIEDYEQRRPSWKPRTLPV; the protein is encoded by the coding sequence ATGGAAGCCTTTCGCACCCACACCGGGATCGGCGTGCCCCTGCGCCGGTCCAATGTGGACACCGACCAGATCATTCCCGCGGTCTATCTGAAGCGGGTCACTAGAACGGGTTTCGAGGACGGGTTGTTCGCCGCGTGGCGTAACGATCCCTCGTTCGTGCTCAATCTCCCGCCATTCGACAAGGGTTCGGTTCTGGTTGCCGGACCGGATTTCGGAACCGGATCCTCGCGCGAACATGCCGTCTGGGCGCTCATGGACTTCGGCTTCCGGGTCGTCATCTCGTCCCGGTTCGCCGATATCTTCCGCGGGAATGCGGGCAAGGCCGGCCTGTTGGCCGCCGAAGTGAATCAAAATGATGTCGAACTCCTGTGGAAGCTGATCGAGCAGAATCCCGGGCTGGAAATCACTGTCAATCTTCAAGATCGGAACGTCATCGCCGGAACGGTCGTGGTGCCGTTCACGATTGACGATTACACCGCGTGGCGACTGCTCGAGGGACTCGACGATATAGGCCTTACGCTGCGGAAACTCGATGCGATCGAGGATTACGAGCAACGCAGGCCGAGCTGGAAGCCGCGCACTCTGCCGGTCTGA
- the leuC gene encoding 3-isopropylmalate dehydratase large subunit has protein sequence MAQPAKPRTLAEKVWADHVVALGTGEGAAREPDLIYIDLHLVHEVTSPQAFDGLRLANRPVRRPDLTIATEDHNVPTVDIDKPIADPVSRTQVETLRRNCAEFGIRLHPMGDAEQGIVHIIGPQLGLTQPGMTVVCGDSHTSTHGAFGALAMGIGTSEVEHVLATQTLPLRPFRTMAVNVDGELPPGVSAKDIILAVIAKIGTGGGQGHVIEYRGSAIESLSMEGRMTICNMSIEAGARAGMVAPDDTTFEFLRGRPHAPTGADWDAAVEAWRQLRTDPGAEFDTEVYLDAAELSPFVTWGTNPGQGVPLSASVPDPELIVDEGERQAAEKALTYMGLEAGTAMRDVSVDTVFVGSCTNGRIEDLRVVADVLRGRSVADGVRMLVVPGSMRVRAQAESEGLDRIFTEAGAEWRQAGCSMCLGMNPDQLSPGQRCASTSNRNFEGRQGKGGRTHLVSPAVAAATAVRGTLSSPADLSAVPAR, from the coding sequence ATGGCACAGCCCGCCAAACCGCGCACCCTGGCAGAGAAGGTGTGGGCCGACCACGTCGTCGCCCTCGGTACCGGGGAGGGCGCTGCGCGCGAACCGGATCTCATCTACATCGACCTGCACCTCGTGCACGAGGTGACCAGCCCGCAGGCGTTCGACGGTCTGCGACTGGCGAACCGGCCCGTGCGCCGTCCGGATCTCACGATCGCGACCGAGGACCACAACGTGCCGACGGTCGACATCGACAAGCCGATCGCCGACCCGGTGTCGCGCACCCAGGTGGAGACGTTGCGCCGCAACTGCGCCGAGTTCGGCATCCGGTTGCATCCGATGGGCGACGCCGAACAGGGCATCGTGCACATCATCGGTCCGCAGCTGGGGCTGACCCAGCCGGGGATGACCGTGGTGTGCGGTGACAGCCACACCTCGACCCACGGTGCGTTCGGTGCGCTGGCGATGGGGATCGGCACCTCCGAGGTCGAGCACGTGCTGGCGACGCAGACGCTGCCACTGCGACCGTTCCGGACGATGGCGGTCAACGTCGACGGCGAGCTCCCGCCCGGCGTCAGCGCGAAAGACATCATCCTCGCCGTGATCGCCAAGATCGGCACCGGCGGCGGCCAGGGCCACGTCATCGAATACCGCGGCAGCGCCATCGAATCGCTGTCGATGGAGGGCCGGATGACGATCTGCAACATGAGCATCGAGGCCGGTGCGCGCGCCGGCATGGTGGCCCCCGACGACACCACCTTCGAATTCCTGCGCGGCCGGCCGCACGCACCGACCGGCGCGGACTGGGATGCAGCAGTGGAGGCGTGGCGGCAGCTGCGCACCGATCCCGGTGCCGAGTTCGACACCGAGGTCTACCTCGACGCCGCCGAGCTGAGCCCGTTCGTCACGTGGGGGACCAACCCCGGCCAGGGTGTGCCGCTGTCGGCCTCGGTGCCCGACCCCGAGCTGATCGTCGACGAGGGTGAGCGTCAGGCGGCGGAAAAGGCGTTGACCTACATGGGTCTTGAGGCCGGCACCGCGATGCGCGACGTCTCGGTGGACACCGTGTTCGTCGGGTCGTGCACCAACGGCCGCATCGAGGATCTGCGCGTGGTCGCCGACGTGCTGCGCGGCCGCAGCGTGGCCGACGGGGTCCGGATGCTCGTGGTGCCCGGCTCGATGCGGGTTCGTGCGCAGGCCGAATCCGAAGGGCTCGACCGGATCTTCACCGAGGCCGGCGCCGAGTGGCGCCAAGCCGGTTGCTCGATGTGCCTGGGCATGAACCCCGATCAGCTCTCGCCGGGGCAGCGCTGCGCCTCGACGTCCAACCGCAACTTCGAGGGACGCCAGGGCAAAGGCGGGCGGACCCATCTGGTCTCACCGGCCGTGGCCGCCGCCACCGCCGTCCGCGGCACCCTGTCGTCACCCGCCGACCTGTCCGCCGTCCCGGCCCGCTGA
- a CDS encoding IclR family transcriptional regulator, whose protein sequence is MRQDSGIGVLDKAVGVLHTVADSPCALAELCERTGLPRATAHRLAAGLETHRLLARDADGRWRLGPALTELAGQVNDPLLAAGAVILPRLREITGESVQLYRREGTARICIAALEPPAGLRDTVPVGTRLPMTAGSGAKVLLAFADSATQQAVLPEAMFTERTLAEVRKRGWAQSAAEREPGVASVSAPVRDGRGSVVAAISVSGPIDRMGRRPGARWAADLLAAADALARRL, encoded by the coding sequence GTGAGACAGGATAGCGGTATCGGCGTGCTGGACAAAGCCGTGGGCGTACTCCACACCGTGGCGGACTCCCCCTGCGCCCTGGCCGAACTCTGCGAACGAACGGGGCTGCCCCGCGCGACGGCACACCGGTTGGCCGCGGGCCTGGAGACGCACCGGCTGCTGGCCCGGGACGCCGACGGCCGTTGGCGGTTGGGCCCGGCACTGACCGAACTGGCCGGCCAGGTCAACGATCCACTGCTGGCTGCAGGCGCGGTGATCCTGCCCCGGCTGCGGGAGATCACCGGCGAGAGCGTGCAGCTGTACCGGCGCGAGGGCACCGCGCGCATCTGCATCGCCGCGCTGGAACCGCCCGCGGGACTGCGGGATACCGTCCCGGTCGGCACCCGGCTGCCCATGACGGCCGGCTCCGGCGCGAAGGTGTTGCTCGCGTTCGCCGACTCCGCCACCCAGCAGGCGGTGCTGCCCGAGGCCATGTTCACCGAACGCACGCTGGCCGAGGTGCGCAAACGCGGCTGGGCCCAGAGCGCGGCCGAACGCGAGCCCGGGGTGGCCAGCGTCTCGGCGCCGGTGCGCGACGGCAGAGGTTCGGTGGTGGCGGCGATCTCGGTGTCCGGACCGATCGACCGGATGGGCCGACGCCCGGGGGCGCGGTGGGCCGCCGATCTGCTGGCCGCCGCCGACGCACTGGCCCGCAGGCTGTAG
- the gltX gene encoding glutamate--tRNA ligase: MAVRVRFCPSPTGTPHVGLIRTALFNWAYARHTGGTFVFRIEDTDSARDSEESYLAILDALSWLGLDYDEGPEVGGPYAPYRQSQRRDLYRDVIDRLVAAGEAYEAFSTAEEVEARHLAAGRNPKLGYDNFDRDLTDDQRAAYRAEGRDPVIRLRMPDRDITWRDLVRGETTFGAGTIPDFALTRGNGEPLYTLVNPVDDALMKITHVLRGEDLLPSTPRQIALYEALIRIGVAEAVPEFAHLPSVLGDGNKKLSKRDPQSNLFLHRDRGFIPEGLLNYLALLGWGIADDRDVFSLEEMVAAFDVADVNSNPARFDQKKADALNAEHIRMLDEDDFTARLKAYFDTHGHDTGLDEARFAEAARLVQTRIVVLGDAWGLLKFLDDGAFVLDEKSAAKELKADAVQVLDAALAGLESVGQWTTPAIEEALKKTLLDDLELKPRKAFGPVRVAVTGASVSPPLFESLELLGRDRSLARLRAGREHAAAAAQAPRPA, translated from the coding sequence ATGGCCGTCCGCGTCCGATTCTGTCCGTCCCCGACGGGGACCCCGCACGTCGGTCTGATCCGCACCGCGCTGTTCAACTGGGCCTACGCCCGGCACACCGGCGGCACGTTCGTGTTCCGCATCGAGGACACCGATTCCGCGCGTGACAGTGAGGAGAGCTACCTGGCGATCCTTGACGCGCTCAGCTGGCTCGGGCTCGACTACGACGAAGGGCCCGAGGTCGGGGGTCCCTATGCGCCCTACCGGCAGTCGCAACGCCGCGACCTCTACCGCGATGTGATCGATCGGCTGGTCGCGGCGGGGGAGGCCTACGAGGCGTTCTCCACCGCCGAGGAGGTCGAGGCCCGGCACCTCGCCGCGGGCCGTAATCCCAAGCTGGGGTACGACAACTTCGACCGCGACCTCACCGACGACCAGCGTGCCGCCTACCGCGCCGAGGGGCGTGACCCGGTGATCCGGCTGCGCATGCCGGACCGGGACATCACTTGGCGCGATCTGGTGCGTGGCGAGACGACCTTCGGTGCGGGGACGATCCCTGACTTCGCGCTCACCCGCGGCAACGGCGAACCGCTCTACACGCTGGTGAATCCGGTCGACGACGCATTGATGAAGATCACCCACGTCCTGCGCGGTGAGGATCTGCTCCCGTCCACACCCCGCCAGATCGCGCTGTACGAGGCGCTGATCCGCATCGGGGTGGCCGAGGCGGTGCCGGAGTTCGCGCACCTGCCCAGCGTGCTGGGAGACGGCAACAAGAAGCTGTCCAAACGCGATCCGCAGTCGAACCTGTTCCTGCACCGCGACCGCGGCTTCATCCCGGAGGGGTTGCTCAACTACCTCGCGCTGCTGGGTTGGGGCATCGCCGACGACCGGGACGTGTTCAGCCTCGAGGAGATGGTGGCGGCGTTCGACGTCGCCGACGTGAACTCCAATCCCGCGCGATTCGACCAGAAGAAGGCCGATGCGCTCAACGCCGAACACATCCGGATGCTCGACGAGGACGACTTCACCGCCCGCCTGAAGGCGTATTTCGACACCCACGGCCACGACACCGGACTCGACGAGGCGCGGTTCGCCGAGGCCGCCCGGCTGGTGCAGACCCGCATCGTCGTCCTCGGCGACGCGTGGGGGCTGCTGAAGTTCCTCGACGACGGGGCCTTCGTGCTCGACGAGAAGTCGGCGGCGAAGGAGCTCAAAGCCGATGCGGTGCAGGTGCTCGACGCCGCGCTGGCCGGCCTGGAGTCCGTCGGGCAGTGGACGACGCCCGCCATCGAAGAGGCGCTCAAGAAGACGCTGCTCGACGATCTCGAGCTCAAGCCGCGCAAGGCGTTCGGGCCGGTCCGTGTCGCCGTCACCGGCGCCTCGGTCAGCCCGCCGCTGTTCGAGTCGCTGGAGTTGCTCGGACGCGACCGCAGCCTGGCCCGGCTGCGGGCCGGCCGCGAGCATGCGGCGGCCGCTGCCCAGGCTCCGAGGCCGGCCTGA
- a CDS encoding fumarylacetoacetate hydrolase family protein: MRLGRIASPDGVAFVSVEGDPDGPDAVVREIAEHPFGTPTFTGRSWPLADVRLLAPILASKVVCIGKNYAAHIEEMGGGHFPDPVIFLKPNTSIIGPNIPIQLPANANPVHFEGELAVVIGRPCKDVPAARAAENILGYTIANDVSARDQQQQDGQWTRAKGHDTFCPVGPWIVTDVDPSDLELRTEVNGETRQLSRTSLMLHDVGAIVEWISAVMTLLPGDLILTGTPEGVSPIDDGDTVSITVQNIGTLTNPVVRKGKR, translated from the coding sequence ATGCGTCTTGGTCGAATCGCCAGCCCCGACGGGGTCGCCTTCGTCAGCGTGGAGGGCGATCCCGACGGCCCCGACGCGGTGGTCCGGGAGATCGCCGAACATCCCTTCGGCACCCCCACCTTCACCGGTAGGTCGTGGCCGCTGGCCGATGTGCGGCTGCTCGCGCCGATCCTCGCCAGCAAGGTGGTGTGCATCGGCAAGAACTACGCCGCGCACATCGAGGAGATGGGCGGCGGTCATTTCCCCGATCCTGTGATCTTCCTCAAACCCAACACCTCGATCATCGGGCCCAACATCCCGATCCAGTTGCCCGCCAACGCCAACCCGGTGCACTTCGAAGGTGAGCTGGCGGTGGTGATCGGCCGGCCGTGCAAGGACGTGCCTGCCGCCAGGGCGGCCGAGAACATCCTCGGCTATACGATCGCCAACGACGTCTCCGCGCGCGATCAGCAGCAGCAGGACGGGCAGTGGACCCGCGCCAAGGGGCACGACACGTTCTGCCCCGTCGGTCCGTGGATCGTCACCGATGTCGACCCGTCCGATCTCGAACTGCGCACCGAGGTCAACGGGGAGACCCGCCAGCTCAGCAGGACGTCGCTGATGCTGCACGACGTCGGTGCGATCGTCGAGTGGATCTCGGCGGTGATGACCCTGCTGCCCGGCGACCTCATCCTCACCGGCACTCCCGAGGGGGTGTCGCCGATCGACGACGGCGATACCGTCTCGATCACCGTCCAGAACATCGGGACCCTCACGAATCCTGTTGTGCGAAAAGGAAAACGATGA